A single region of the Thermodesulfobacteriota bacterium genome encodes:
- a CDS encoding SelB C-terminal domain-containing protein, producing MKEHGDIDNERCRGLLGTSRRQATYLLQKMERQGLLRREGERRWVRYRLP from the coding sequence GTGAAGGAACACGGCGACATCGATAACGAGCGGTGTCGGGGGCTGCTCGGGACTTCGCGTCGGCAAGCCACGTACCTTCTCCAGAAGATGGAACGGCAGGGCCTGCTCCGTCGCGAGGGCGAGCGGCGGTGGGTTCGGTATCGGCTCCCGTGA